The following are encoded in a window of Pyrenophora tritici-repentis strain M4 chromosome 6, whole genome shotgun sequence genomic DNA:
- a CDS encoding NtpF, Archaeal-vacuolar-type H+-ATPase subunit H, which yields MSAQNSAGIQTLLDAEREAQKIVQQAREYRTKRVKDARNEAQKEIEDYRKEKEDEYQKFEKEHSSGNQKAEEDAKKDTDAKVKEIEEIGNKSGSKVVDQLIQAVITANPEPPRKAN from the exons ATG TCCGCCCAAAACTCCGCGGGTATCCAGACCCTGCTCGAC GCCGAGCGCGAAGCTCAGAAGATTGTCCAGCAAG CAAGAGAAT ACCGCACCAAGCGAGTAAAGGACGCCCGAAACGAAGCACAAAAGGAGATCGAAGACTACAGGAAAGAAAAGGAGGACGAGTACCAGAAGTTTGAGAAGGAG CACAGCTCAGGCAACCAAAAGGCCGAGGAGGATGCAAAGAAGGACACCGACGCCAAGGTCAAGGAGATTGAAGAGATTGGCAACAAGTCTGGCTCCAAGGTCGTCGACCAACTCATCCAGGCCGTCATAACCGCCAACCCCGAGCCGCCGCGAAAGGCAAACTAG